The genomic region CGACATGTACGTGCGGAAGTTGAGGGAGCGGCAGCGGCGCAAGAACATGGCCCGGGATTATAGCCTGGTGCCCACCTTCCTGGGCAAGGAGAGGAAGGAGAGGCCGCTGAAGCGCAAGGTGACCAAGGAAGAGAAGGAGCTGCGGGCCAAGCTCCGGCCCATCTGCCAGTTCATGTCGGCCAAGGAGTTTGACGACTGCTTCGATAACCTGCACAAGGAGAGGACGCTGCGGGCCAAGATCCGGGAGCTGCAGCGCTACCGGCGCAACGGCATCGTCAAGACCGAGGAGTCGGCCGAGTACGAGGCGGCAAGGCACAAGCGAGAGAAGCGCAAGGAGATGAAGAACAGCGCAGGGGCCAAACGGGGCAAAGACGACGCCGGCAAGGAAACAGCCGGCGAGTTCAGCTCCATGGAGAACTTGCCCGGCTTTGACCTGCTGTCTGAGCGGGAGAAAGTGCTGTGCAGCTCGCTCAACCTCAGCCCCACACGTTACCTGACCGTCAAAACTATCATCATTAAAGACTACCTGCAGAAAAGGCAGGGTATCCCTTCCAAGAGCCGCCTGCCCAGCTACCTCGACAAAGTCTTAAAGAAGAGGATATTGAATTTCTTAACGGAAAGTGGTTGGATTGCCAGGGACACTTCTTGATATTTTGGGGtttttaagcgggggaaaatatttATATAGATGTCTCCAAGAAAGACGGGGAGAAAAATCTTCTAAAAAGTGTCCAAGTGACTGATTTACTGTACAACTGCCAGTCTGCTCTAAGGGGGATTCAAATCCAAGGTTTTCATACAGTGGAATTTGACTAAATCAAAGCACACTGTCTCTTTAAGCTCAAGAAAGAATAATAAATATTAAACAAGCCCTGTTTAAGACAGTGCAGCCATAAACGTATGGCCACGAAAATATCTATCTGAAATAAAGGATGGTGATGTCTGGCTGCTGTCTTCAGGGTCACAACTTATAGCTTATCAGACACTAAATCAAGACAGTGTCATTTAACTCTCCTAGCTTTATTCTATTACTGACTTACAGACCAGAGCAAAAACCTACTGAACCACAGACTCTTCTGGCCATTTGGCAAGTCCTAATTCTGATCCATAGCAAAATTATTTTGCTAAAAGACTTTTGGAGTTGGGCTAGAAGAAGGGAATATAGTGTTGAATCATTGTTGTATTTAATGGATTTGCTGAGGGACTTCACAATCTGGCTGACGTATTTTCTGGTTAGCTGATCCTATGGCTTGTATTGAGGCTAAAACCTGCCCAAATGCAGGTTAGTGGCAAGTACCACTAACACTTGTGGTAAAAGATGAGCAAATAATTGTGTAATGGACAGCTCTAAGCTTTATTCAAGGTTTAATAAGATGTGTTCAAACTTAGTTCATTTTTGCATTTTTTGGGTTTCTGCACACTTGAGTCACTGGAGCTCCTGGTTTTTAACAGGGGATATCTGTGCTCCACCAGAGATTTAAAGTTGTACAGTTCACTTTAGAGAAGACCTCTGATGACTTATTTAAAAATGTAGACTTTTGAAATATCTTGCTTTATTCTTGCTGAAAGGGTTCAATGGAAATGTTGAGAATTTGGGGGTCCCATTTCAACAGGGCTCTAAATAAGCAGTGGTCCATTGCACAATGGATCAGTAACAGTAGACTGTCTAATTGACCTGTTTAAACAATACAGTTAAACGTGCACCCTCTTGTAGTAAGCCTGTTGTGCACATCTTACAAATTGCCTTCCAAGAAGTATTTGTATAGAATACAGTTGAGTTTTTGGCAAACTAGTGGGTTTTTATTTTTGCCATTTACTGCAACCCAATAATTTTGAGCCCATTTTCAAGGTTGTGAGCATTTTGGCTACCAGAAACTTTTTAAAATACTTTTTCTTTGTGATATTTAATATTTTCCTGTTCATTTATGTTACCCTCACAACAAGCACTGTtgctcccccctgcccccccccccccccccacactttaaAGGACAGGCAAGTATCCTGTTTACAGGTTTGCACCAATTCCATTCTTAAGTTTCGTATTGTATGACATCTGAAAGCATCTTGAATTGATGCtcagtttttttttctcctcaAGAAGTAGCTCACCTTTGCTCAGTGCCTTTCCCAATGTAGCCTGACTGAAATTGGGGGCCTACCATGTTGGCAAATGCAACTATATGTTACACGGCACTGTGTCATAGTCTCCATGTTTTACTATCTTCTCTGGAGCTGAAGGGATGAGACTGGAAATAAACACAGTAATTGTTGCTAAAAATAAGGGCTGACATATCGAGGGTGGACTGTCAATCTGAAGTTATCCTTGGACCATATAACTGTGCAAGGAAATTACAAACCTATCTACAGTACAAAGACATCTGTTGGAAAGTATTGTATTGCTatttagaaaaaaaaatcaaaacgtgTAAAAATTACTTTAGCGAGGGCAGGTGTTTGGTTTGTGTAGCCTTGCTATTTGCAAGTGATGCGTGCCATGCACTGAAGATTGCACTTTTCAATTCAGTAGTTGAGATCACATTTTTACTTAGTTTTAAAGAAAGCAATACAGGATTTCTGTGACTGACTTTTTATACTAAATACCTAAGTGAGCaccaaaagatttttaaaaataacttcatTTGGGTTATTGTCAAGGACTTTTGGTACTAAACAGTTCACTGTTGCTCACTCACTATACAATGAGAGTGCTGCATGGTGTTGGGGTGTTATTGTGGCATCTGGATAGAGTTAGAGCAGTGTTACTGTTCACAGCTTGACTTCAAGTAGCCTCCATACTCTGAGCCCTTGTTGCTTTCTTTTCAAACATGAAATTGGAGAGGTCTTGTTTGTATGAAAGAGGATTGTTGCATCAAGCCACACCATTGGtaccctttttttaaaaagaaaaaaattggaGTGACATCCTTTTTGTTTCATgtaccagttttattttcctcctcTGCTGAAAGCTTTGACTCTTTGCTTTGGGTGTAATTCAACAGGGTAAGGTATTACTAGTACTTTGGCCAGGGGTTGCTTTCTTGTGTCAACCAAGTGAGCTGAGACTGGCTGTACCATTCAAATTGAGATTAGCTAAATCAGAACTGACTGAATCAAATCTGACCTGGTTTATAGGGGTCAGTTTCTGTCTTCAATTGAACCATCGCACAACTTCAGTTTCTGTTCATGTAGCTGAATTGGCTTGAAAGATTGCTGAATTGCACCATGTAATGAATGTGAATTAACGTGCAGTTGGAATATGACAAGATTGCTCGCAGACACCTTTTGGTATCTCTGAAATTAATTCAGGGTCAGTGCACTTCTCTGTAAATCCTGTAAGGTGATTATCAGTAATTGATGTTTACACAAATGTTCTTTTTAATGGAAATAGATTTTTGGAAAATTATGCTTTCTAAAAATTTAAGACTTCAACAACATGAGTATTGTAAAACTGTGATGTTAATGAAGGATATTCTGACACAGTTGCTTAGTAATTCCTCATGTTTTTTCCTCATAAGGAAAGTCATacattaatttaaaaaatcagAGGGTAACACATGGATAAATTTCTAGTCATGCTTGACAGTGCTGGATAGTTACCTTTTGCTATAgacagtccagaataaatggacagAAGTTAATTCCTGATCTAGAtaaaaattaattactgatcagtaCACACTTGATGTCACTGGTTTACTACTAAGTCCACAACCAGCAAGGGCCTTCCCTATTTATT from Heterodontus francisci isolate sHetFra1 chromosome 1, sHetFra1.hap1, whole genome shotgun sequence harbors:
- the tada2b gene encoding transcriptional adapter 2-beta, whose product is MAELGKKYCVYCLADVTSLRLRCTECQDIELCPECFSAGAEIGNHRRWHGYQLVDGGRFTLWGAEAEGGWTSREEQLLLDAIEQYGFGNWEDMAAHVGARAPPEVMEHYVSMYIHGNLGRACIPDSIPNRVTDHTCPGGGPLSPSLTAPLPPLDISVAEQQLLGYMPLRDDYEIEYLQDAETLISGLAVNYDDEDVDIELKRAHVDMYVRKLRERQRRKNMARDYSLVPTFLGKERKERPLKRKVTKEEKELRAKLRPICQFMSAKEFDDCFDNLHKERTLRAKIRELQRYRRNGIVKTEESAEYEAARHKREKRKEMKNSAGAKRGKDDAGKETAGEFSSMENLPGFDLLSEREKVLCSSLNLSPTRYLTVKTIIIKDYLQKRQGIPSKSRLPSYLDKVLKKRILNFLTESGWIARDTS